From Neospora caninum Liverpool complete genome, chromosome VIII, a single genomic window includes:
- a CDS encoding Glutamine synthetase, related, with protein sequence MSLATPFKSASEMLEYIQANQVDEKALREGFAFDGSSIRLFATVACSDMSMIPDPKTCWIDPFQDHKVMHVTCDISDPNGKPLERCPRRIAQRCEAWVTSLGLADAVYIGPEAEFFILDDVQYTCSPNKISYEIDCEEGTWNSGATLTAPAGYRNLGHRMPHKKWYFPVSPIDKHANLRTEMLLTMGDLGLPIEKHHHEVGCCQHELGFTFRTLVDAADLMMVYKYVVKNVAQKAGKTATFMPKPMAGDCGSGMHSHQSLWKNGTNLFFDAKGSYMKLSQLAMWYIGGLLKHAHAVLAFSNSTTNSYKRLVPGYEAPTKLTYSKGNRSAAIRIPLCDGDNPKAKRLEFRCPDAAGCPYLCFAAMVMAGVDGIRNKIDPPPPADCDAAEVDSPLVRSTPSSLSEVLDALETDHDFLLEGGVFTRDFIHAYIEMKRAEVAAVQLTPHPREYELYYHC encoded by the exons ATGTCTCTCGCCACGCCCTTCAAATCCGCCAGCGAAATGCTGGAATATATCCAAGCCAACCAG GTCGATGAGAAAGCCCTGAGAGAAGGATTTGCTTTCGACGGCTCCTCCATCCGCCTGTTCGCCACAGTTGCGTGCTCCGACATGTCCATGATTCCTG ATCCCAAGACATGCTGGATTGATCCCTTTCAAGACCACAAAGTGATGCACGTCACGTGCGACATCAGCGATCCGAATGGAAAGCCGCTCGAACGGTGCCCGAGGCGCATTGCTCAGCGGTGTGAAGCTTGGGTGACGTCGCTCGGCCTAGCAGATGCG gtGTACATTGGTCCGGAAGCGGAATTCTTTATTCTCGACGACGTCCAGTACACTTGCTCCCCTAACAAAATCAGCTACGAAATCGACTGCGAAGAAGGCACCTGGAACAGCGGCG CTACGCTGACGGCCCCCGCCGGCTACCGGAACCTCGGGCACCGCATGCCCCACAAGAAGTGGTACTTTCCGGTGTCGCCGATCGACAAGCACGCGAATCTGAGGACGGAGATGCTGCTGACGATGGGCGACTTGGGTTTGCCGATTGAAAAACACCACCACGAGGTCGGATGCTGCCAACATGAGTTGGGGTTCACGTTCCGCACCCTTGTGGACGCCGCCGACCTGATGATGGTGTACAAGTACGTGGTGAAGAATGTCGCGcagaaggcggggaagactGCCACGTTCATGCCGAAGCCGATGGCGGGCGACTGCGGTTCCGGCATGCACAGCCATCAATCCCTGTGGAAGAACGGGACGAATCTGTTCTTCGACGCCAAGGGCAGTTACATGAAACTGTCCCAGCTCGCCATGTGGTACATCGGCGGCCTCTTGAAGCACGCACATGcagtcctcgccttctcgaacTCGACGACAAACTCGTACAAGCGCCTCGTGCCCGGATACGAGGCTCCAACCAAACTGACCTACTCCAAG GGCAATCGCAGCGCTGCGATTCGCATTCCTCTCTGCGACGGAGACAACCCGAAAGCGAAGCGCCTGGAATTCCGGTGCCCCGACGCTGCAGGCTGCCCTTACCTTTGCTTCGCGGCCATGGTCATGGCTGGCGTCGACGGAATCCGCAACAAAATCGACCCGCCTCCTCCTGCAGACTGCGACGCTGCCGAGGTGGACTCCCCTCTTGTTCGCAGCACACCGTCCTCGTTGAGCGAGGTGCTAGATGCCTTGGAAACCGACCACGACTTCCTGCTCGAAGGCGGAGTCTTCACCAGG gACTTTATTCACGCCTACATCGAGATGAAGCGTGCCGAAGTCGCAGCCGTGCAGCTCACACCACACCCGCGGGAGTACGAGCTCTACTACCATTGCTAG